In Haliscomenobacter hydrossis DSM 1100, the DNA window TGGTAAACAGTCCCTCATATAAGGCAATAAAGGACAGTAATGAAGCCTCCTTTTGTCCATAAGCTTCCAAACAAAAGTTGTTTCCTTCCGACATTTTTTCCATCAAAGCCAAAATAAGGTCCTCTTTTTTAGGAAAATGGTAAGACACGTTGCCTGGACTCATCTCTAAAGCTCGGGCTACGTCACGCACACCTACATTGTGAACTCCTTGATTGTTAAAGAGTTCAATTGATTTTTCTAATATTTTATCTTTGGTATTCATGTTTTTTTAGCACAATGTACTAATTTTATTTGCATTAAATAGTACAATGTACTAATTTTGCTGCAAATAAAATCAACACCTATGCAGTACCCTTTCAAATTGCCCCACAAAATTCAGAATTTCTCGGGCGAAGTTATTGTTTTTAAGGAACGCTTGATTGATCAGGATGGCATCGAAATGATGCTGATTGAAAATGAAGTAGCCCCAGGTAGCGGCCCTCCTTTTCACGTACACTTTTTGCAGGATGAATACCTCAAAGTTGTTTCAGGCACAATGGGTTATCAATTCAGCGGCGAGCGGGAAAAAATAGCCAACCCAGGTGAAGCTGCTTTATTTAAAAGAGGAGACGTACACCGCTTTTGGAATGCTGGAGATACGCCCTTGCGCTGTGAAGGTTGGGTAAAACCAGCCAATAGCCTTGATTTTTACCTGGCTGCCGTTTATGCCTCGATGGATAAAGTGGGCAAACATTCTGGCGATCCTTTTGACACCGCCTACCTGATTACTCGTTACCGGACTGAATATGATTTAATGGTTATCCCTGCTTTTGTAAAAAGAGTGGTGATGCCGATCATTGTTTCTATTGGGAAAATCCTGGGCAAGTACAAACATTTTGCTAGTGCTCCCGCTCCACTTAAATAAATCACACACCAACACCTAATTAGGGCTTATCACGGTTATTGCGGTATACTTGTATGCCGGGGCATTCAAATCTGGGGAGAAAATCCACTGATGAAAGAGTTGAAATAGTTTGAAAATCAAAGAATCGTTCACAAATCTAAACCCCTCCCCGAAGGTTCGAAACCTTCGGGGAGGTAAAGCAGCGAAACAGTGCTTAGTTAGCTAGACTTGAGGTAAGTTGATTATCAAGCAATTGATAATCAACTCGCCTTAAGTCTACTTAAATAGCTTTACAACCTCGGATCCACCTCCTCGCTCTCCAACGCCAGCACCCCGAACACACACTCATGCGTCCGACGCAGCGGCTCCTTGGCTACAAAACGCTCCAAAGCCTCTAGTCCTAGCGTAAACTCCCGGATGGCCAGCGACCGTTTGTGCCCCAGTCCCCGGCTTTTCAGCCGCTGGATTTGCTCCGGGTGATCGTATTCCGGGCCATAGATGATGCGCAGGTATTCCCGACCCCGGCATTTGATGGCGGGTTGGATCAGGCCTTCTTCGCTGCGCAGCAGGAATTGGCGCGGTTTGATCACCATACCCTCCTGGCCGCGATTGGTAAGCTCCGTCCACCAACCGATGGCCGTTTGCACCGTGGTTTCATCCTCCAAATCGACCAGTTGATAAGGCGTGGCCAGGAGCAATTCAGGATCGGCAGCGCAAAATGTGGCGATCTCCTGCAAGTGCCAGAGGTGATCCTGCTCGCTGTGTACCCTGCCTTCGGTAGCCAGGATGTGGAAAGGTGCCAGCACCAAACCCTTGAGTCCCTCTACCGGGCGACAATAATTGCGGTACGCTTTCGTGTATTTCTCGATCGCCTCTCCACGAGCAGTGTAGCGGTTTTGCAGGGGTTCCAGTGGCAAATGACGTGGGGTCGCCTGTTCAAAAGCCGCTTGTAGCGCCGCCATCGAAGCCGTACCTGCGGCATGCAAACTCGCGTACTGGTTTTTGAGCAGTTCCTGCGCTTTGGCCGACCAGGGCATCAATTCAGAATCCAGACAAACCCAGTCGGTTTCATGTTTTTCCCAAAAACCACTTTGGGTCAATGCCGCGTTGATGCGCTGCAAAAAGGCAGCTTCCAGGGCTTTGTCGTCAAAAAAAGCACGACCCGTGCGGGTGTAACAAACCCCCAGGGTAGCCTGAAACAGACCAAAACGGCGGGTAGCCACTTCCGGGGTCTGGCAAACGACCACGATTGCCCGTGAACCCATGTGTTTTTCCTCACAAATCAACTGCGTAACGCCCATTTTGCGGTAATACGCAAAACCCTCCTGCGGGTGTTCCAGCAAGTCGGGGAGCGCACTTGTTTCCGTAGGCGACATAGTGGGCGGCAGATAAATCAACCACTTGGGATTGATGGCAAAACGCGACATCACCTCCAGCGCCGCAATGGCGTTTTCTTCTTTGATCAAAATCCGTTTTTCAAAGCGGGTTTCGATAAAACGACGGCCACTCACATCTTCCATGTCCAGCATGTCGTCGTGGGCGTGTTGGGCGCTCACACTCATGGTGGGCGTGGTACGCTGGATCGGGCGGCTCGGTTTGTAGTATTCTTGCAAAGCGAGCACGGTGACCAGCCTTTTTTCAGGGTAACGCAAGGCGGTTAGTCGACCACCAAACACACAACCTGTATCGATGTCGATGGTATTGTTCAGCCACTCGGGATCGGGTACTGGGGTGTGTCCAAAAACCACCATGGCCTTACCTTTGTACTCGGCGGCCCAATTGTAGCGCACAGGCAGGCCAAACTCGTCGATTTCACCCGTTGTTTCGCCATACAGACAAAACGAGCGTACGGCACCGCTGGCGCGTCCTTGCATGTCCTCGCGCAGGCCCGCGTGGGCAACAACCAATTTATGATCGTCAAACACCAGGTGACTGACCAGCTCATTTAAAAAGTTGCGCACTTCGTGTACAAACTCGATGGGTTCATCGGCCAATTGAGCCAGGGTTTCGGCCAGACCATGGCGTACGGTTACGTCTTTGCCTTGCAGTTTGCGCTGCAATTTATCGTCGTGGTTACCCGGCACACACCAGGCTTGCTGGTTTTTGACCATACTCATCACCAGGCGCAATACCTCCGGAGAATTAGGGCCGCGATCCACGAGATCGCCCACAAAAACGGCTTGTCGACCAGCAGGTGGGGTGACTTTGAAGCCAAAATCCAGCGTAGGGTCTTGCCGTTCGATGCGGTAGTCCATTTTTTCCAGGAGCAATTGTAGCTCGTCAAAGCAGCCGTGTACGTCACCGATGATGTCGAAGGGGCCGTGTACAGTAGAAAAATCGCTCCACAGTGGGGTGCGACGGAACTGTACGGCGGCGATTTCTTCCTCGCTGGCCAGAATATGGGTGTAGCGAAAGCCGTCTTTGCGCAAAAAGCTCAAGGAGCGTTGCAAATCGCGGCGCTGGTTGCGGATGACGTGGGATCCAAAGTCGCGATCGCTGCGTTGTTCATGGCGCTCCAGGAGTGTTTTTTCTGGTAAATTCAGCACGATGGCTACGGCCAAAACGTGGTATTGCTTGGCCAGGGCCAGCAGGCCTTTGCGGGCTTCGGGCTGTACGTTGGTGGCATCTACTACGGTGAGTTTGCCTTGTTTGAGGCGTTTGGCCACAATTAAGTGCAGCAGCTCAAAGGCATCGGCATTGACACCTTGCGCGTTTTCGTCATCGGCAATCAGGCCGCGGCAAAAGTCGGAGGAGACAATCTCGGTCGGGAGAAAGTGTTGCCGGGCAAAGGTTGATTTGCCGGAACTACTGGCGCCCATGAGCACAATAAGCGCCAGTTCGGGTATGTCGATTTGGCCGGGGATCGGCCTTGAGTTGGTTTGTGATTCGGGGTTTTTCATATAAGGATGTTGTTAAAATAAAATAATCAGAGAATATACAGTTCGTCATCCTGAATGCTGAAAAGGCCAAAAGCGAATCAAAAAAGTAACACAAAGGCCACAAAGGAAAGCACAAAGTTCACTAGGACGAGCACTACTTGGTGGCCTTTGTGCTTTTCTTTGTGTCCCTTGTGTTAAAAAAAATGTCGCTTTTGAGGCCCTGAAAAATTCAGGATGTCCCATTTTATCAATCCACACTGCACCGAAACACCGCCATCTGCGAAGCCGCACCAAACGCTGGGTCTTCCTCTCCAACGCCTTCAATGCTCGCGCCGTAACCAAATTTTTCCGAGACTTGATTCACCCATTCAGCGAACTCATGACGCGTCCATTCAAAGCGGTGGTCGCGGTGGCGCAATTTGTCTTCGGGCATGGCGTAATTGGCGTTGTACTCGCGGTTGGGGGTGGTGATCACTACCGTTTTGGGTCGGGCAAACTCAAACACTGCGCGTTCCAATGCGGGCAAACGCTCCAAATCCAGGTGCTCGATGACCTCAATCAATGCCGCTGCGTCGAAACCCACCAGGCGGCGGTCGCGGTAAGTCAGGGCGCTTTGTAGTAGTTCGATCCGCTCCTTTTGTTTGGGCGTCATTTCTTTCAGGTACAACCGGCGGGTAGCCACTTGCAAACTGTAAAACGACACATCCACACCAACAATGCGGGTGAACTGCCCTTCGCGGAGCAACATTTTTAACAAACGCCCTTCGCCACAGCCTAGGTCGAGCACCGTTTTGGCACCCGAGGCTTTGAGGACGTCAAAAGCAGCGTTCAGGCGCTGTTGGTGCAGGTTGATGCGCTCTTCCTGCACTTCCTGAATCGTGAGATCGGGTTCGCTGACTGCTGGCTCTTCCTCTTCCAAAAAACGTCCCATGGCCAGTTTGGACAAGGAGGCATTGTTGTTCAAATAGCGGCGGATGATGAACTCGCGTTCAGGGTGATCTTTGAGCCAGGTTTCCCCTTTTTTTAACAAAACTTCAATGTCGCCGCTCGCTACGTAAAAATGCCGTTCGGCATCAAAGACGGGCAGCAATACGTACAAGTGCTGCAAAAGGGTTTGCAAAGGGATATTGTGCTTGAGGGTCAGGGCGAAATAATTGCTTTCGCCCCATTCGGGAAACTGTTCATCCAGGGTCAAACGTTCTGCGGTGAGGGAATAACCCAGGGGCTGAAAGATACGTTCCAACAGGCCTTGGCCACCTTTTACTTTGAGGACGGGTATTTTGGCTTCCAGGGCTAGGGGCTGATTGAGCCATTCGGGCTTGTCCTCACAACGGCCATTGAGCGCCGAGGAATAGACATTGGCAATGGCCGAGCTGGTGAAAGAAGAGGCCACATAGGGTCGGTCGTTCACGTAATGCTGCAAAGAGCGGCTTTCACCGGGCACTTTGAGGCTGCGCACCAGTTCTACGGGGTCAATATCCAGCAGCAGCACTGCGGTACAACGTTCATCGCTGACTTCGGGAAAAAAGACATGGGCTTTCCCCCCGGCAGTGCTGAAGGTTTGCACCTTATCGGGGTGTTTGTGGAGCAGGTAGCCAAGGTTGGTGGCGGGGTGTTGGGTAGTGGTGATGGATAAAAACATGGGTTATTCTGGGTTGAAAAAATTATTTGAGGATGTTTTTTGATCAAACATTCAAATAACTCATCAACCCCTGATAACGTTCCTTCAAGCTGTCCAAATATTCCGCCTCGTTGAAAGAAGCTTTGATTTCGTACTTAAAGCGCTCGAAGGTGGCCAGGATATTGTGGATGTGTTGGAGGTTGACCTTTAGGGTGACGTCGATGCGCTCGGATTCGGGATAAGAGGTGATGAAAGAGCTGAGCAAGGTGGCACCTTCGGATTCCACAATGCGCGAAATTTCGGTCATGGAATAATCGCGGCGACTCAGTTCCAGCACAATGATGCTGCCAGAGTCCGCAAATGAAACCGTGCGGGCAAAGTAGCGCAGAAGATCTTCGAGGGTGACTACACCCAGGTAATTGTTATCGGCATCTACAACGGGAACCACTGATAAATCCATATCCGCAACGAGGCGCATCACCTCGTAGATGTGGTCGTCGTGGTGGACATACGGACGTTGCAAGGAGAGGCTATAAGAGCCAATCGGTTCGTTGATGTCAAAATTGAGCACATCATCTTCTGACAATACGCCCAACAACTCGCGGTTGTTGACGATCGGAAGATGCCGCACATAAAACTCGCTCATCATCTCCAGGGCTACTTCTCCGGTGTCCGAAGTTTGTAGCGGAATAATGGCTGTCGAAATCAACGTTTCTGCAATCATCGTCTTTAATTAATCCATGAGTTTCCTCTTCTGGGTAACAAATTCTTCATCAGTCAACAAACCTTTGAGGCGTAGTTCATCCAATTTTTTGAGTTGATCCAAAATAGGGGAATGATCTTCAACCGCAGGTTCTTGTACGGCCTGATTTTTGTTTTGTGTTTGCTTTTGAGGGACTGCTTGTTTTAGCCTGAAGCCATTCAATTCAAATTCATCAAAAGCATCTTGAATGCGCAAATAGGCCAGGGCATCGTGTTCTTTGATGCGTTTAAAATCGGTGAATCCCAAAGTTATGGCCCGATCCAGATGCTCAAAGGCCTTGTCGGCTTCTTCATTGAGCGAGTAGGTACAAGCCAGATTGAAATGAATCGAAATGTCGTTTGGGTCCAGCTCCAGCGCTTTTTTGAATTCTTCAATTGCGCCCTGGTAGTCGTAATCCTTGTACTTGTCGATGCCACTTTTTTTGAGCATCTGTTGCTTGTCCTGATTTACAGGCTGGCGTACCGGGGCAGTATTGCGCCTTTGAACCTCTTGAGGCCTGCGGCGCTCATCTCTGCGGAATTCTCTATCTTCTCTACGTCCCCCTTTTTTGATCACTTTAAAGTGCTCCGGGTTGTATTTGAGGTTGAACTTATCGTCATCCATGGTCAGGATGATCAAACCATTGATGAATCCTATCAACCAAGATACGGGAAACCAGCAAAAAATCAGGTGAAAAAATCCCAATCCTGCCTGCCCCAGATAGAAGCGATGCACGCCCAAACCACCCAAAAATATTGCTAACAGGCCCGCTGTTGTTTTGTCTTTCATGGTAATAAATTACGCCGGGAACGTCCTAATTCCAAACTGTAAGGTAATGATAAAACGAATGAGATTGAGAAATGGATGTTTACCCGGACTTATTTTGCGATGTAAAATAACAAAAACTAGGTTTTGGGGCAATTTCTGACTTATTTTATCATGGATCAAAATTAAGTCGATCAACAAGCCTACAATCAAGTCTAAGTTTTTATTAGACGAGATAAAAGCCTTAATGGTTGTGAATTTTGCAGGTTAGAACAGTAAAATCATCGGGATAGTTTTCTTCCCCTCTAAAAGTATCCAGCATGGTAAGCAGGCCATGATTAAAACGCTCCGCAGAAAGTTGAAAATTCTCCTGCACAAAACGGTAGAGCAACTTTTCGTCTACAAAATCACCCGCACTGTTGCGAATATCGGTTAAACCATCGGTATAAGCCAGAATAATGGCTTCCTCTTCATCTACCCGGCATTCTCCAATTTCGATTCCTGGAATCTTGGCATAAGAGCCCAGCATGATGCAACCTTTGTTGAGCTCCAATAACCGATTTTTAGAAACCAGGATGGGCGGATTATGCCCCGCATTCACATAACGGATGATGCGGGTGCGGGTATCGTATTCAGCAATGAAAAAAGTAATGAACCGATCGCCTTGGGTGATCAGGTTGACGGATGTATTCAAATCCCGAATGAATTCATCCAATTCGGCTTGTTTGTTGATCAAGGTGTGGAAATTGGCCTGGAAGTTGGCCATCAAGAGTGCTGCCGACAATCCTTTCCCCGTAAAGTCGCCAATGCAAAAAACGATTTTACCATCGGGGAACTCAATAAAATCATAATAATCACCTCCGACTCCAAAATGGGGTTTGTAAATGCTGGCAAACTCATAATTGCGGCAAGAGGGCAATTTCTGCGGGATGAGCAGCCTTTGTA includes these proteins:
- a CDS encoding NINE protein, whose protein sequence is MKDKTTAGLLAIFLGGLGVHRFYLGQAGLGFFHLIFCWFPVSWLIGFINGLIILTMDDDKFNLKYNPEHFKVIKKGGRREDREFRRDERRRPQEVQRRNTAPVRQPVNQDKQQMLKKSGIDKYKDYDYQGAIEEFKKALELDPNDISIHFNLACTYSLNEEADKAFEHLDRAITLGFTDFKRIKEHDALAYLRIQDAFDEFELNGFRLKQAVPQKQTQNKNQAVQEPAVEDHSPILDQLKKLDELRLKGLLTDEEFVTQKRKLMD
- a CDS encoding PP2C family protein-serine/threonine phosphatase, whose product is MAEFSEIRNRLSNVENLEKELHLKQLQINRLLSITQAINNNVSGAELYDMYSSFLSWEMGIKKMALFVKEEEEWRCATSLGIPANLLSEDITGYLPQYTRLRNLEETESALMRQFDVVIPVRHKDTAIAYVFIGGFAEDDDMYNKVQIITTITNIIAVAMENKRLFKRQIEQEGLKREMELAGDVQRLLIPQKLPSCRNYEFASIYKPHFGVGGDYYDFIEFPDGKIVFCIGDFTGKGLSAALLMANFQANFHTLINKQAELDEFIRDLNTSVNLITQGDRFITFFIAEYDTRTRIIRYVNAGHNPPILVSKNRLLELNKGCIMLGSYAKIPGIEIGECRVDEEEAIILAYTDGLTDIRNSAGDFVDEKLLYRFVQENFQLSAERFNHGLLTMLDTFRGEENYPDDFTVLTCKIHNH
- a CDS encoding CBS domain-containing protein, whose protein sequence is MIAETLISTAIIPLQTSDTGEVALEMMSEFYVRHLPIVNNRELLGVLSEDDVLNFDINEPIGSYSLSLQRPYVHHDDHIYEVMRLVADMDLSVVPVVDADNNYLGVVTLEDLLRYFARTVSFADSGSIIVLELSRRDYSMTEISRIVESEGATLLSSFITSYPESERIDVTLKVNLQHIHNILATFERFKYEIKASFNEAEYLDSLKERYQGLMSYLNV
- a CDS encoding polynucleotide kinase-phosphatase; the protein is MKNPESQTNSRPIPGQIDIPELALIVLMGASSSGKSTFARQHFLPTEIVSSDFCRGLIADDENAQGVNADAFELLHLIVAKRLKQGKLTVVDATNVQPEARKGLLALAKQYHVLAVAIVLNLPEKTLLERHEQRSDRDFGSHVIRNQRRDLQRSLSFLRKDGFRYTHILASEEEIAAVQFRRTPLWSDFSTVHGPFDIIGDVHGCFDELQLLLEKMDYRIERQDPTLDFGFKVTPPAGRQAVFVGDLVDRGPNSPEVLRLVMSMVKNQQAWCVPGNHDDKLQRKLQGKDVTVRHGLAETLAQLADEPIEFVHEVRNFLNELVSHLVFDDHKLVVAHAGLREDMQGRASGAVRSFCLYGETTGEIDEFGLPVRYNWAAEYKGKAMVVFGHTPVPDPEWLNNTIDIDTGCVFGGRLTALRYPEKRLVTVLALQEYYKPSRPIQRTTPTMSVSAQHAHDDMLDMEDVSGRRFIETRFEKRILIKEENAIAALEVMSRFAINPKWLIYLPPTMSPTETSALPDLLEHPQEGFAYYRKMGVTQLICEEKHMGSRAIVVVCQTPEVATRRFGLFQATLGVCYTRTGRAFFDDKALEAAFLQRINAALTQSGFWEKHETDWVCLDSELMPWSAKAQELLKNQYASLHAAGTASMAALQAAFEQATPRHLPLEPLQNRYTARGEAIEKYTKAYRNYCRPVEGLKGLVLAPFHILATEGRVHSEQDHLWHLQEIATFCAADPELLLATPYQLVDLEDETTVQTAIGWWTELTNRGQEGMVIKPRQFLLRSEEGLIQPAIKCRGREYLRIIYGPEYDHPEQIQRLKSRGLGHKRSLAIREFTLGLEALERFVAKEPLRRTHECVFGVLALESEEVDPRL
- a CDS encoding 3' terminal RNA ribose 2'-O-methyltransferase Hen1; protein product: MFLSITTTQHPATNLGYLLHKHPDKVQTFSTAGGKAHVFFPEVSDERCTAVLLLDIDPVELVRSLKVPGESRSLQHYVNDRPYVASSFTSSAIANVYSSALNGRCEDKPEWLNQPLALEAKIPVLKVKGGQGLLERIFQPLGYSLTAERLTLDEQFPEWGESNYFALTLKHNIPLQTLLQHLYVLLPVFDAERHFYVASGDIEVLLKKGETWLKDHPEREFIIRRYLNNNASLSKLAMGRFLEEEEPAVSEPDLTIQEVQEERINLHQQRLNAAFDVLKASGAKTVLDLGCGEGRLLKMLLREGQFTRIVGVDVSFYSLQVATRRLYLKEMTPKQKERIELLQSALTYRDRRLVGFDAAALIEVIEHLDLERLPALERAVFEFARPKTVVITTPNREYNANYAMPEDKLRHRDHRFEWTRHEFAEWVNQVSEKFGYGASIEGVGEEDPAFGAASQMAVFRCSVD
- a CDS encoding cupin domain-containing protein; the protein is MQYPFKLPHKIQNFSGEVIVFKERLIDQDGIEMMLIENEVAPGSGPPFHVHFLQDEYLKVVSGTMGYQFSGEREKIANPGEAALFKRGDVHRFWNAGDTPLRCEGWVKPANSLDFYLAAVYASMDKVGKHSGDPFDTAYLITRYRTEYDLMVIPAFVKRVVMPIIVSIGKILGKYKHFASAPAPLK